From Prosthecobacter sp., the proteins below share one genomic window:
- a CDS encoding putative peptidoglycan glycosyltransferase FtsW — protein sequence MARHSVILLILAALSLIALGITMLASTTFEIAQEGGEDYVTLWRQLAWLGVATVACVFAAVIDYNAWMRWRWHILIAAAVLLALCYVPMIGVKINGSKRWIGLQALGVGSFRVQPSEFAKIALIIALAGWFATHEALTRTFVRGFLLPGLMLTGIVALIGCEFDLGSALLASVVGLGVMFVAGTKMRYLALIVLMCAGGLWAGIKYLPNRLERVMVVFDLEKHKEGLGLQQWVSKLAFGSGGIEGRGLGEGRMKLSYLPEAHTDFIFPMVGEELGLRGTAAVVLAFAVLVMAGMVVSAYAPNRFGKLLGAGVTFLLGMEALLNMGVTTALLPNKGLPLPFVSYGGSSLVAAMVAVGILINIHRQGVHLTWDQLPVIRRKRRWTPQL from the coding sequence ATGGCCAGACATTCCGTCATCCTGCTCATTCTTGCGGCGCTGTCGTTGATCGCGCTGGGCATCACCATGCTGGCGAGCACGACGTTTGAGATCGCGCAGGAGGGTGGTGAAGACTATGTGACGCTGTGGCGGCAGCTTGCCTGGCTGGGCGTGGCGACTGTCGCGTGTGTGTTTGCCGCTGTGATTGATTACAATGCATGGATGCGCTGGCGCTGGCATATTTTGATCGCCGCCGCAGTGCTGCTGGCGCTGTGCTACGTGCCGATGATTGGCGTGAAGATCAATGGCTCGAAACGCTGGATTGGTTTGCAGGCGCTTGGCGTGGGCAGTTTCCGAGTGCAGCCGTCCGAATTCGCGAAAATTGCGCTCATCATCGCGCTGGCGGGCTGGTTTGCGACCCATGAGGCGCTGACGCGGACGTTCGTGCGGGGTTTCCTGCTCCCGGGGTTGATGCTGACCGGCATTGTGGCGCTGATCGGCTGCGAGTTCGACCTTGGCAGTGCCTTGCTGGCTTCAGTCGTCGGCCTGGGGGTGATGTTTGTGGCCGGGACGAAGATGCGCTATCTCGCGCTGATTGTTTTGATGTGTGCCGGTGGTTTGTGGGCGGGGATCAAGTATCTGCCGAACCGGCTTGAGCGCGTGATGGTCGTTTTCGACCTCGAAAAGCACAAGGAGGGCCTCGGTTTGCAGCAATGGGTGTCGAAGCTGGCCTTTGGCTCCGGTGGCATCGAAGGTCGCGGTCTCGGAGAAGGACGCATGAAGCTGTCCTACCTGCCCGAGGCGCACACGGACTTCATTTTCCCCATGGTGGGCGAGGAACTGGGCCTGCGTGGCACGGCGGCGGTCGTACTCGCCTTCGCGGTGCTGGTGATGGCCGGGATGGTCGTTTCGGCCTATGCGCCGAACCGGTTTGGCAAGCTTTTGGGCGCTGGAGTGACATTTTTGCTCGGAATGGAAGCGCTCTTGAACATGGGCGTGACCACTGCTTTGCTGCCGAACAAGGGGTTGCCGCTGCCTTTCGTAAGTTACGGAGGGTCCAGTCTTGTTGCCGCGATGGTCGCGGTGGGCATCCTGATCAACATCCATCGCCAGGGCGTGCATCTGACCTGGGATCAACTCCCCGTGATCCGCAGAAAGCGCCGCTGGACTCCACAGCTTTAG
- a CDS encoding LysM peptidoglycan-binding domain-containing protein codes for MKTKPKTKESKLLLNLMDGERHRHRVALVTEEGEWNQHEPNSGMARMFVVMLLIHVVLISGIIFYDYMDDEKTPQQSVTQAARAMGAASGLPQAAPEIVSAQAQAAADTQQHDNYEMRSGDSIKSIAAKFGSTEEEITKMNMIDKGLQIGPGTMLRVPKQAVPSAIPVDPKTLKPLAATEEVSKALPLQDQPPATKVPSEAVKPADAPASLSAAAMTPMSLVAPSEAPPATPSLASAADMPAIAPAPETKTAPLPPPSNPHPVSLLKEDAPTVKASKPAVSKPTEEPKLVAKAEPKPLVKPNPVPSPTQMLKKIADTPPATKKTEPTKKTTADAPPKSAAKATPARTHILKSGETLYRLSSKYGVSVATIQKANNIKNPNAMRDGMKLVIPAK; via the coding sequence ATGAAGACGAAACCCAAGACCAAAGAATCCAAACTGCTGCTCAACCTGATGGATGGTGAGCGGCACCGCCATCGCGTGGCGCTCGTGACGGAAGAGGGAGAATGGAACCAGCACGAGCCGAATTCCGGCATGGCGCGCATGTTTGTCGTCATGCTGTTGATTCATGTCGTCCTCATCAGCGGCATCATTTTTTATGATTACATGGACGACGAGAAGACGCCGCAGCAGTCCGTCACGCAGGCAGCGCGCGCAATGGGTGCCGCCTCGGGTCTGCCACAGGCCGCGCCTGAAATTGTCAGCGCCCAGGCACAGGCTGCGGCGGACACGCAGCAGCATGACAACTACGAGATGCGTTCGGGGGATTCGATCAAATCCATCGCGGCCAAGTTCGGCTCCACGGAAGAGGAGATCACCAAGATGAACATGATCGACAAAGGGCTGCAAATCGGTCCTGGAACGATGCTGCGCGTGCCGAAGCAGGCTGTGCCGAGCGCGATTCCAGTGGATCCGAAGACGCTGAAACCGCTGGCGGCCACGGAGGAGGTGTCGAAGGCTCTTCCCCTCCAGGATCAGCCGCCTGCGACGAAAGTTCCCAGCGAAGCCGTGAAGCCTGCCGATGCGCCAGCGAGCCTTTCCGCCGCCGCCATGACGCCGATGTCCCTCGTGGCACCGAGCGAAGCTCCGCCTGCCACACCATCACTCGCATCCGCGGCTGACATGCCGGCGATTGCGCCTGCACCGGAAACCAAAACAGCACCGCTTCCCCCACCCTCCAATCCGCATCCCGTTTCACTCCTGAAGGAAGACGCGCCGACGGTGAAGGCGAGCAAGCCGGCGGTTTCCAAGCCCACGGAAGAGCCGAAACTGGTCGCCAAGGCGGAGCCGAAGCCGCTTGTGAAACCGAATCCCGTGCCGTCGCCGACGCAGATGCTGAAAAAGATCGCCGACACACCTCCGGCGACGAAGAAAACCGAGCCGACGAAAAAAACGACCGCTGACGCTCCGCCCAAATCTGCGGCGAAAGCCACTCCGGCCCGCACGCACATACTGAAGTCGGGTGAGACGCTTTACCGCCTCTCGTCCAAGTACGGTGTCTCTGTCGCCACCATTCAGAAGGCGAATAACATCAAGAATCCCAACGCCATGCGTGACGGGATGAAGCTGGTGATCCCTGCGAAGTAA
- the murD gene encoding UDP-N-acetylmuramoyl-L-alanine--D-glutamate ligase, with protein sequence MKFASQHLAILGAGRSGLGAALLARQHGAVVTVFDEGDAVKTDKLEAEGFQSVTGQAARDLEVKPGEFQQVIISPGLDEHWPLPKKFTDVGTPLVGETEFAFNLTNMPMAAITGTNGKSTCTELIATLFNGCGMKSLPCGNHGVSLSEVVASGARYDVLALEISSFQLETIRNFRAKASLWLNFAPDHLDRYPNMEAYFAAKARIFENVRTDDVAIVRAGESVSSGKAQRWTFSAYGAEAGYTYNAGKFYYHDQEIGGAAGLKLRGKHNMENVLAALMTGRVFGLQYSSMLHALESYEPPRHRCELVRTLHNREYINDSKATNLHALEACLRSQERPIVLIAGGKDKELDYTPLRAELNGQVRAMVFIGEIAPQLERTFGDLLPCQRATDMTDAVRLATAASQAGDAIILSPGTSSFDMYTGYAQRGEVFRDAVNALK encoded by the coding sequence ATGAAATTCGCCTCACAACACCTCGCCATTCTCGGCGCCGGGCGCAGCGGCCTCGGTGCCGCGCTTCTGGCGCGCCAGCATGGCGCGGTGGTGACGGTGTTTGACGAGGGTGACGCGGTCAAAACCGACAAGCTCGAAGCCGAAGGCTTCCAATCGGTCACTGGCCAGGCCGCGCGTGATCTCGAGGTGAAACCCGGTGAATTTCAGCAGGTCATCATCAGCCCTGGTCTGGACGAACACTGGCCGCTGCCGAAGAAGTTCACCGATGTAGGCACCCCGCTCGTCGGCGAGACCGAGTTTGCCTTTAATCTCACGAACATGCCGATGGCGGCGATCACCGGCACCAACGGCAAGAGCACCTGCACGGAGCTGATCGCGACGCTGTTTAATGGCTGCGGCATGAAATCGCTGCCCTGCGGCAATCACGGCGTGTCCTTGAGCGAGGTCGTCGCCAGCGGCGCGCGTTACGACGTGCTGGCGCTTGAGATCAGCAGCTTCCAGCTTGAAACGATCCGCAACTTCCGTGCGAAGGCCAGCCTGTGGCTCAACTTCGCGCCCGATCATCTGGACCGCTATCCAAACATGGAGGCGTACTTCGCCGCGAAGGCCCGCATCTTTGAAAACGTCAGGACAGATGATGTCGCCATCGTGCGAGCAGGTGAAAGCGTCTCCTCCGGCAAGGCGCAGCGCTGGACGTTCTCCGCCTATGGCGCCGAGGCCGGTTACACCTACAACGCGGGCAAATTTTATTATCACGACCAGGAAATCGGCGGCGCGGCCGGTTTGAAACTGCGCGGGAAGCACAACATGGAGAACGTGCTCGCTGCGCTCATGACCGGTCGCGTGTTTGGTCTTCAGTACTCCAGCATGCTGCATGCGCTGGAGAGCTACGAGCCGCCGCGGCATCGTTGCGAACTGGTGCGCACCTTGCACAACCGTGAATACATCAACGACTCGAAGGCCACGAACCTGCACGCGCTGGAAGCCTGTCTGCGTTCGCAGGAGCGTCCGATTGTGCTGATCGCCGGTGGCAAGGACAAGGAGCTCGATTACACGCCGCTGCGCGCCGAGTTGAATGGCCAGGTGCGCGCGATGGTGTTCATCGGCGAGATCGCGCCGCAGCTTGAGCGCACGTTTGGCGATCTGCTGCCCTGCCAGCGTGCCACGGACATGACCGACGCCGTGCGCCTGGCCACCGCAGCTTCGCAGGCCGGCGATGCGATCATCCTCAGTCCCGGCACCTCCTCCTTTGACATGTACACCGGCTATGCCCAGCGCGGCGAGGTGTTTCGTGACGCCGTAAACGCCTTGAAATGA
- the mraY gene encoding phospho-N-acetylmuramoyl-pentapeptide-transferase, with product MMYWLYELREWLFAHQWISDDAALYKVLNLFKYHTFRAGGAAITAFVLSLLYGERLIRKLISLKIGQPIRSAEEVHKLYELHGKKAGTPTMGGILILGAIVISTLMWAKWDNIMVWIVLFTTIGLGALGFRDDYLKISKKNSKGVSARTKLVWQTSVALLAGVLFAYVVPGDNGITLRALYLPFVKDAVIADMHLFAVALFTLIIVGASNAVNLTDGLDGLATGCSLTTALAYAGFGYICGNARYSDYLGVAHNSLANELPIIAMALAGACLGFLWFNAHPAKMFMGDTGSLALGGCIATLAIGCKQEIVLALVGGVFVMEAMSVILQVWSFKKRGKRIFRMAPIHHHFELGGWHENQVIVRFWVLSLLFAMLGLATLKLR from the coding sequence ATGATGTACTGGCTCTACGAACTCAGGGAATGGCTCTTCGCTCATCAGTGGATCAGCGATGATGCCGCCCTGTACAAGGTGCTCAACCTGTTCAAGTACCACACCTTCCGTGCCGGCGGGGCCGCCATCACGGCTTTTGTGCTTTCGCTGCTGTATGGCGAGCGCCTGATCCGCAAACTGATCTCGCTCAAGATCGGCCAGCCGATCCGCTCCGCCGAGGAAGTGCACAAACTCTATGAACTGCACGGCAAGAAGGCCGGCACGCCGACGATGGGCGGCATTTTGATCCTTGGTGCCATCGTCATCTCGACACTGATGTGGGCGAAATGGGACAACATCATGGTGTGGATCGTCCTGTTCACCACCATCGGCCTCGGTGCGCTCGGTTTTCGCGACGACTACCTCAAGATCAGCAAGAAGAACTCCAAAGGTGTCAGCGCGCGCACCAAGCTTGTCTGGCAGACCTCGGTGGCGCTTTTGGCGGGTGTTTTGTTCGCCTACGTGGTTCCTGGCGACAACGGCATCACCCTGCGTGCTCTATACCTGCCGTTCGTGAAGGACGCCGTCATTGCGGACATGCACCTCTTTGCCGTAGCGCTGTTCACGCTCATCATCGTCGGCGCGTCGAACGCAGTGAATCTCACGGACGGTCTCGACGGCCTCGCCACCGGTTGCTCACTGACCACGGCGCTCGCCTATGCCGGGTTCGGCTACATCTGCGGCAACGCGCGCTATTCGGACTACCTCGGCGTGGCGCACAACAGCCTCGCCAATGAACTGCCCATCATCGCGATGGCGCTGGCTGGCGCGTGCCTTGGCTTCCTTTGGTTCAACGCGCATCCCGCCAAAATGTTCATGGGCGACACCGGTTCGCTCGCGCTTGGCGGCTGCATCGCGACGCTCGCCATCGGCTGCAAGCAGGAGATCGTGCTCGCGCTCGTTGGCGGCGTGTTTGTGATGGAGGCGATGAGCGTCATCCTCCAGGTCTGGAGCTTCAAGAAGCGCGGTAAGCGCATCTTCCGCATGGCTCCGATCCATCATCATTTCGAGCTCGGCGGCTGGCACGAGAACCAGGTCATCGTGCGCTTCTGGGTGCTCTCGTTGCTCTTTGCCATGCTCGGCCTCGCCACGCTCAAGCTTCGTTGA
- the murF gene encoding UDP-N-acetylmuramoyl-tripeptide--D-alanyl-D-alanine ligase, with amino-acid sequence MIPIPLQILAQFTAGTLRGDGSRLVKNVSTDTRKIIAGDVFVALVGDKFDAHDFIPQAAAAGVAVVVVSKINPAWGSLPCAVIEVGDTLIALQNMARGYRQHHAPLIIGLTGSNGKTSTKDLAAIVMAKKLRTRATFGNLNNHIGVPLTLLSLREGDQCCVTEMGMNHAGEIKVLTDIADPDAGILTNVGMAHIEHMGTQDAIAWEKATLPAQVKRSGVVVLNANDKYSETIARHCQASVSTAGVGCGDVFASNLRADATGTTFTLDFGGEKVETRLPVLGEHMVGNAALAACMGWRQGIAPADIADALNHAKLTGGRVEPKVVNGIQFIDDSYNANPDSMIAGLRTLSTLGGENSRRVAVLGRMGELGTIAQAEHRRVGEFAGSLGLTAVFTVGGDEAALISAAAARTNSTLQSRHFPDHASCAARLREWLREGDVVLLKGSRSARMEQVLTHFSAS; translated from the coding sequence ATGATTCCGATTCCACTCCAGATTCTCGCCCAATTCACCGCAGGCACGCTGCGTGGTGATGGATCGCGTCTGGTGAAGAATGTGAGCACCGACACGCGCAAGATCATTGCAGGGGACGTGTTCGTCGCCTTGGTTGGCGACAAATTCGACGCGCACGATTTCATCCCGCAGGCTGCCGCCGCCGGCGTCGCTGTAGTCGTCGTCAGCAAGATCAATCCGGCCTGGGGCTCGCTGCCCTGCGCCGTGATCGAGGTGGGCGACACCTTGATCGCCCTGCAAAACATGGCGCGTGGCTATCGCCAGCATCACGCGCCGCTGATCATCGGTTTGACCGGCAGCAATGGCAAAACATCGACCAAAGACCTTGCCGCCATCGTGATGGCGAAAAAACTGCGGACCCGCGCCACCTTTGGCAACTTGAACAACCACATCGGCGTGCCGCTCACGCTGCTTTCATTGCGCGAGGGCGATCAATGCTGCGTCACGGAGATGGGCATGAACCACGCTGGTGAGATCAAGGTGCTCACCGACATCGCCGATCCGGACGCCGGCATCCTCACGAATGTCGGCATGGCCCATATCGAGCACATGGGCACGCAGGATGCGATTGCGTGGGAAAAAGCCACGCTGCCAGCGCAGGTGAAGCGCAGTGGTGTCGTCGTGCTCAATGCGAACGACAAATACAGTGAGACCATCGCCCGCCACTGCCAGGCCAGCGTTTCGACGGCTGGAGTCGGCTGCGGGGATGTTTTCGCCAGCAACCTGCGCGCCGATGCGACTGGAACCACCTTCACGCTCGATTTCGGCGGCGAAAAAGTCGAAACGCGGCTGCCCGTTCTCGGAGAGCACATGGTCGGCAATGCCGCGCTCGCCGCGTGCATGGGCTGGCGGCAGGGCATTGCCCCCGCGGACATCGCTGATGCCTTGAATCACGCGAAACTCACCGGCGGTCGTGTCGAACCGAAGGTCGTCAACGGCATCCAGTTCATTGATGATTCGTACAACGCCAATCCTGACAGCATGATCGCCGGGTTGCGGACGCTCAGCACGTTGGGCGGTGAGAACAGCCGCCGCGTGGCCGTACTGGGCCGCATGGGCGAGCTTGGAACGATTGCGCAGGCCGAACATCGTCGCGTCGGTGAGTTTGCCGGCTCTCTCGGCCTCACCGCTGTTTTCACGGTGGGCGGTGACGAGGCTGCGCTCATCAGTGCCGCCGCCGCACGGACGAACAGCACGCTGCAGTCCCGCCATTTTCCCGATCACGCCTCCTGTGCGGCTCGTCTGCGCGAGTGGTTGCGCGAGGGAGACGTGGTGCTGCTCAAAGGCAGCCGCTCCGCGCGCATGGAACAGGTTCTCACGCACTTCTCCGCATCATGA
- a CDS encoding UDP-N-acetylmuramoyl-L-alanyl-D-glutamate--2,6-diaminopimelate ligase, with translation MKLRDLIPHLDKPAVSGNLDTEIAGFAYDSRKSGPSIAFVALRGTHADGHAFIPKAIELGAAAIIAEQAPPDDVTVPWVHVRHSRIALAQAAAALNGHPAKALIIAGVTGTNGKTTTAFLLHHLFNAAQMRSGLLGTVFYDLGNGEQLPATHTTPESLEIQGLLASMRDNGCRACAMEVSSHALDQERVFGLPFAAAIFTNLTQDHLDYHGTMEKYFEAKVRLFEITAASPRSALIINGDDSWGRKLAQRFEHTGCVTRFGFGVGCEFRAINVRYDLTGTTFELEAKGRSFLVRLPLIGDFNVYNALGALAAAHGVGLNLREAVKSLHNAPQVPGRMERVSENSRFQVFVDYAHTPDGLENALRTARALRPRRLITVFGCGGDRDRTKRSKMAAAAEAGSDICVLTSDNPRTEDPEQILNDAKAGFTRPQKHAIIADRREAIRVALENAWEGDLVLIAGKGHEDYQDIQGKKHPFDDRKIARQFLHDLKATRAQDREDKAAEREAQRGFRDHDR, from the coding sequence ATGAAACTGCGTGATCTCATTCCGCATCTCGACAAACCCGCCGTCTCCGGCAACCTCGATACTGAGATCGCTGGCTTCGCTTATGATTCGCGCAAATCGGGTCCAAGCATTGCTTTCGTCGCGCTGCGTGGCACGCACGCGGACGGTCACGCGTTCATTCCGAAGGCCATTGAACTCGGCGCTGCCGCGATTATCGCCGAGCAGGCTCCGCCGGACGATGTCACCGTGCCCTGGGTGCATGTGCGTCACTCGCGCATCGCGCTCGCGCAGGCGGCGGCGGCCTTGAACGGGCACCCGGCCAAAGCACTGATCATCGCCGGTGTCACTGGAACCAACGGCAAGACCACCACGGCCTTCCTCCTGCATCATCTGTTCAATGCAGCGCAGATGCGCAGCGGCCTGCTCGGCACCGTGTTTTACGATCTTGGCAACGGTGAGCAACTGCCCGCCACGCACACCACGCCCGAATCGCTCGAAATCCAGGGCCTGCTCGCCTCCATGCGTGACAACGGCTGCCGCGCCTGCGCCATGGAGGTCTCCTCCCACGCGCTCGATCAGGAACGCGTCTTCGGCCTGCCCTTCGCCGCCGCCATCTTCACCAACCTCACGCAGGACCATCTCGATTACCACGGCACGATGGAGAAGTACTTTGAGGCCAAGGTGCGTCTGTTTGAAATCACGGCCGCATCGCCGCGCTCGGCGCTCATCATCAATGGTGATGACTCCTGGGGTCGCAAACTCGCGCAGCGCTTTGAGCACACCGGCTGCGTCACGCGTTTTGGCTTCGGCGTCGGTTGTGAGTTCCGCGCCATCAACGTGCGCTACGATCTCACCGGAACCACTTTCGAGCTAGAGGCCAAGGGCCGCAGTTTCCTCGTGCGTCTGCCGCTCATCGGCGATTTCAATGTGTACAACGCCCTCGGCGCTCTCGCTGCCGCGCATGGCGTCGGCTTGAATCTGCGCGAGGCCGTCAAAAGCCTGCACAACGCGCCGCAGGTGCCGGGACGCATGGAGCGTGTCTCTGAAAACTCACGTTTCCAGGTCTTCGTCGATTACGCGCACACGCCCGACGGCCTCGAAAACGCCCTGCGCACCGCCCGTGCGCTGCGTCCGCGCCGTCTCATCACCGTATTTGGCTGCGGTGGCGATCGCGACCGCACCAAGCGTTCGAAGATGGCCGCCGCCGCCGAGGCAGGCAGCGACATCTGCGTGCTCACCTCCGACAATCCGCGCACCGAAGATCCCGAGCAGATTTTGAATGACGCGAAGGCTGGTTTTACCCGCCCGCAAAAACACGCCATCATCGCCGACCGCCGCGAAGCCATTCGCGTGGCGCTCGAAAACGCCTGGGAGGGCGATCTCGTGCTCATCGCCGGCAAAGGCCACGAAGACTACCAGGACATCCAGGGCAAGAAGCATCCCTTCGACGACCGCAAGATCGCCCGCCAGTTCCTGCACGATCTCAAAGCCACCCGCGCCCAGGATCGCGAGGATAAAGCCGCCGAACGTGAAGCCCAGCGTGGTTTCCGCGACCACGACCGATGA
- a CDS encoding penicillin-binding protein 2: MSQPLPNQTQLRRDRPVCRRMLLLLFVLLAGFSLVTWRLAVIQIKESPRLAALAAQKYQRHIVLPAHRGAIKDLNGEYLAHDEDVSELYTDRTHLREIITVRHHLAAVRGVRAIELREQLDEAGTLAAYHDHVARVLSGILPLPEKELRAQIASDKPEIVLAKQVDEETAKQWGILFKAEHLFGIHLRPAVARRFPAKDRLSLVLGDTDTGNKGRWGVEKLMDAKLTGTPGEQFIERDKSGHELPAYRGQVVEPQHGNDVHLTIDMQLQDNIEAICERAWKANNARRVVIVVTEPATGTVLAMAARPHRDVSNPDVSTWTNHVIAEPYEPGSIFKVITLAAALDNNKVTPGEKIDCGNMFYEDPVRKVKLSDDEPLGMQTVKGVLVHSSNIGMYKISKRVGQDMMLDYASRFGFGSVTGIGLLGEKAGYMNTGKWSNTTYSRMPIGYEVSVTPLQMCMAYGVIANGGVLMKPRLVDRVVKATGENEITPPQPVWQVCTAKTAASLRDFLEGVVLEGTGSRAAMPEVRVGGKTGTTRRYDPEKKRYIEGSYLTSFIGMAPMEKPQVVCLVMLDDPKAESEKMIRGGRVAAPIFAEVVRETLDHLSIRNERPIKVASKGGAQ, encoded by the coding sequence GTGAGCCAGCCTCTTCCAAATCAAACCCAGCTCCGTCGTGACCGCCCGGTGTGCCGCCGCATGCTGCTGCTGCTGTTTGTGCTGCTGGCGGGCTTTTCGCTCGTGACCTGGCGGCTCGCGGTCATTCAGATCAAGGAATCGCCGCGTCTTGCAGCCCTCGCCGCGCAGAAATACCAGCGCCACATCGTCCTGCCTGCGCATCGTGGTGCCATCAAAGATCTTAACGGCGAATACCTCGCGCATGATGAAGACGTGAGCGAGCTTTACACGGACCGCACACATCTGCGCGAGATCATCACCGTGCGCCATCATCTTGCCGCTGTGCGCGGGGTGCGGGCAATTGAATTGCGAGAACAGCTCGATGAGGCCGGCACCCTCGCCGCCTACCATGACCATGTCGCCAGGGTGCTCTCGGGCATTCTGCCGCTGCCGGAAAAAGAGCTCCGCGCGCAAATAGCATCGGACAAGCCAGAGATCGTCCTTGCCAAACAGGTGGATGAAGAAACCGCGAAACAGTGGGGTATCCTGTTCAAAGCCGAACACCTTTTCGGCATCCACCTGCGTCCCGCCGTCGCGCGCCGTTTCCCTGCGAAGGACCGCCTATCTCTCGTGCTTGGCGATACCGACACCGGCAACAAAGGCCGCTGGGGTGTTGAAAAGCTCATGGATGCCAAACTCACCGGCACCCCCGGCGAGCAGTTCATCGAGCGTGACAAGTCTGGCCACGAGCTTCCCGCTTATCGTGGTCAGGTCGTCGAGCCGCAACACGGCAACGACGTGCATCTCACCATCGACATGCAGCTTCAGGACAACATCGAGGCGATCTGCGAACGCGCCTGGAAGGCCAACAATGCCCGCCGCGTTGTCATCGTCGTTACCGAGCCCGCCACCGGCACCGTCCTCGCTATGGCTGCGCGTCCGCATCGTGATGTGAGCAATCCCGATGTCAGCACCTGGACCAATCACGTCATCGCGGAACCCTACGAACCCGGCTCCATCTTCAAGGTCATCACCCTGGCCGCCGCGCTCGACAATAACAAGGTCACTCCCGGCGAGAAGATCGACTGCGGCAACATGTTCTACGAAGATCCAGTCCGGAAAGTGAAGCTCAGCGACGACGAGCCGCTCGGCATGCAGACCGTCAAAGGCGTCCTCGTCCACTCCAGTAACATCGGCATGTACAAAATCAGCAAGCGCGTCGGCCAGGACATGATGCTCGACTACGCTTCGCGTTTCGGCTTCGGCAGCGTCACCGGCATCGGCCTTCTGGGCGAAAAGGCCGGCTACATGAACACCGGCAAATGGAGCAACACCACCTATTCACGCATGCCCATCGGCTATGAGGTCTCCGTCACACCCTTGCAGATGTGCATGGCCTACGGCGTCATCGCCAACGGTGGCGTGCTCATGAAACCGCGCCTCGTCGACCGTGTCGTCAAAGCCACCGGCGAAAACGAAATCACTCCGCCGCAGCCCGTCTGGCAGGTCTGCACCGCCAAAACGGCTGCTTCGCTACGCGATTTCCTCGAAGGCGTCGTGCTCGAAGGCACTGGCAGCCGTGCCGCCATGCCCGAGGTCCGCGTTGGTGGCAAAACCGGCACCACCCGTCGTTACGATCCTGAAAAGAAGCGCTACATCGAGGGCTCCTACCTCACTTCCTTCATTGGCATGGCCCCGATGGAAAAGCCGCAGGTCGTCTGCCTCGTCATGCTCGACGATCCGAAGGCTGAGAGCGAAAAAATGATCCGCGGCGGCCGCGTTGCCGCGCCCATCTTCGCCGAAGTCGTGCGCGAGACGCTCGATCATCTCTCCATCCGCAACGAACGTCCGATCAAAGTTGCCTCGAAAGGAGGTGCGCAATGA
- the rsmH gene encoding 16S rRNA (cytosine(1402)-N(4))-methyltransferase RsmH has protein sequence MPFYHAPVLLAEVVSLLQPAPGKLFFDGTLGGGGHSEALLQHGARVVAMDQDVNALKHATERLKSYAAQFCALRGNFRHFPQIVEETGVSGFDGMLVDIGVSSHQLDDAARGFSFMRDGPLDLRMDTESPRTAADIVNTADEPELTRLFFEYGEEPNARRIARAIIKARAACRIKTTLQFADIVAAASPKRGKRHPATLVFQALRIAVNDELAALHDFLAAAPRWLKPGGRLAVISFHSLEDRIVKQTLQHLSAPFLDRPEWPEPRKNPDCVLKLITRKPVQATPHEIEMNPRARSAVLRVAERLPV, from the coding sequence CTGCCTTTCTATCATGCACCCGTGCTGCTTGCCGAGGTGGTCTCACTGCTCCAGCCGGCTCCAGGGAAGCTTTTTTTCGACGGTACGCTCGGTGGTGGCGGGCATTCCGAAGCGCTCCTGCAGCATGGCGCACGTGTTGTCGCGATGGACCAGGATGTGAATGCGCTCAAGCATGCCACAGAGCGTTTGAAGTCTTATGCGGCACAGTTCTGCGCGCTGCGCGGCAATTTCCGTCATTTCCCGCAGATCGTTGAAGAGACCGGCGTCTCCGGCTTTGACGGTATGCTGGTCGATATTGGCGTGTCGAGTCATCAACTCGACGATGCCGCCCGTGGTTTCTCCTTCATGAGAGACGGCCCGCTCGATCTGCGCATGGACACCGAATCGCCACGCACGGCGGCGGACATCGTGAACACGGCGGACGAGCCTGAGCTCACGCGACTCTTCTTTGAATATGGCGAGGAGCCCAATGCCCGTCGCATCGCCCGGGCGATCATCAAGGCGCGCGCGGCGTGTCGCATCAAAACCACACTCCAGTTTGCCGACATCGTCGCCGCCGCATCGCCGAAGCGTGGGAAACGTCACCCGGCCACACTTGTGTTTCAGGCCCTGCGCATCGCCGTGAATGACGAACTCGCCGCGCTGCACGACTTTCTCGCCGCCGCCCCGCGCTGGTTGAAACCCGGAGGCAGGCTGGCGGTGATCTCTTTCCATTCGTTGGAGGACCGCATCGTTAAACAGACGCTGCAGCATCTCTCCGCCCCATTTCTCGACCGGCCGGAATGGCCGGAGCCGCGTAAAAATCCTGATTGCGTGCTCAAACTTATCACACGCAAGCCTGTGCAGGCCACTCCGCACGAGATCGAAATGAACCCGCGTGCACGCAGCGCCGTGCTGCGCGTCGCCGAACGTCTTCCCGTATGA